In Caldicellulosiruptor morganii, the following proteins share a genomic window:
- a CDS encoding 4Fe-4S dicluster domain-containing protein gives MAKKIFPKEEVCVGCHLCEVYCVYAHSKYKKPTAKAHELVKLYNKHKDTKPTPRILVEEKSGEWTTFALQCRHCDDAPCTKACITGAMKKLEDGRVICDEEKCVGCWSCIMACPHGAVRRGENKKAASKCDLCLELGEPACVKNCPNDALVIKEV, from the coding sequence GTGGCAAAGAAGATATTCCCGAAAGAAGAGGTATGTGTGGGCTGCCATTTATGTGAGGTTTACTGCGTTTATGCCCACTCAAAGTACAAAAAACCAACAGCCAAAGCGCATGAGCTTGTAAAACTTTATAACAAACACAAGGATACAAAACCAACTCCGAGGATTTTGGTTGAAGAAAAGAGTGGAGAGTGGACCACGTTTGCACTGCAGTGCAGACATTGCGACGATGCCCCCTGTACAAAAGCTTGTATCACAGGTGCTATGAAAAAGCTTGAAGATGGAAGAGTCATCTGCGATGAAGAAAAGTGCGTGGGGTGCTGGTCATGTATAATGGCATGTCCGCACGGGGCAGTAAGGCGCGGGGAGAACAAAAAGGCTGCATCCAAGTGTGATTTGTGCTTAGAGCTTGGAGAGCCTGCATGTGTCAAAAACTGCCCGAACGATGCGCTTGTAATCAAAGAGGTGTAA
- a CDS encoding NAD(P)/FAD-dependent oxidoreductase: MRYVIIGNSVAACGCIEAIRKVDTQNPIVVISDERYRVYSRPLISYYLAGKVDESKMYIRDEDYYEKHKVETLLGKRAISVDFKNKEVILDDESKIKYDRLLIATGGKPFVPPTKGFELKNVFTFIKFDDVKAIDEAIKGGAKKAVVIGAGLSGLKAAEALVKRGLEVTVVELANRILGSILDLEASKIVQAELEKHGIVFKLETSVDEIMGADRVERVRLKNGEVLDSDIVVFAIGVVPNIDFLKGTELKINRGIVVDDHMRTNIEDVYAAGDCAEGYDFVFEQQRVIPIWSNAYNQGETAGYNMAGVEKTFDRGFPMNSIGFFDVHMITAGIVMPNSDDIEVLVKHDREKNAYRKIYIKNGRVLGFMFINSIDRAGMITNMIKEGLNVESIKHRLLDEDFGYLDLPKELRQEKISGGAKA; this comes from the coding sequence ATGAGATACGTTATAATAGGAAATTCTGTTGCAGCCTGTGGCTGTATTGAGGCAATAAGAAAGGTTGATACTCAAAATCCGATTGTTGTGATTTCGGATGAGAGGTACAGGGTATATTCAAGACCGCTCATTTCGTATTATCTTGCTGGAAAAGTTGATGAAAGCAAGATGTATATAAGAGATGAGGATTATTATGAAAAGCACAAGGTAGAAACACTGCTTGGCAAAAGAGCAATCTCGGTGGACTTTAAGAATAAAGAAGTTATACTTGATGATGAAAGCAAGATAAAGTACGACAGGCTCCTTATCGCAACAGGTGGAAAGCCTTTTGTGCCGCCGACAAAAGGGTTTGAACTCAAAAATGTGTTCACGTTTATAAAGTTTGACGATGTCAAAGCTATTGATGAGGCAATAAAAGGTGGAGCAAAAAAGGCTGTGGTCATTGGTGCAGGTCTTTCGGGACTCAAGGCAGCAGAAGCACTTGTCAAAAGGGGTTTAGAGGTTACTGTTGTTGAACTTGCCAACAGGATTTTGGGCTCTATCCTGGATTTGGAAGCATCGAAGATAGTTCAGGCAGAGCTTGAAAAGCATGGAATTGTTTTTAAGCTTGAGACATCTGTTGATGAGATAATGGGTGCTGACAGGGTGGAAAGGGTAAGGCTAAAAAACGGTGAGGTTCTGGATAGTGACATTGTTGTGTTTGCCATAGGTGTTGTACCAAACATAGACTTTTTGAAAGGGACAGAGCTTAAAATCAACCGTGGAATTGTGGTGGATGATCATATGAGGACAAATATCGAGGATGTGTATGCAGCAGGTGACTGCGCAGAAGGGTATGACTTTGTGTTTGAGCAGCAAAGGGTAATTCCTATCTGGTCAAATGCGTACAATCAGGGCGAGACAGCAGGCTATAACATGGCAGGGGTTGAAAAGACCTTTGACAGAGGCTTTCCAATGAATTCTATAGGGTTTTTTGATGTGCACATGATAACAGCAGGAATTGTCATGCCAAACTCGGATGATATAGAGGTTCTTGTAAAGCATGATAGGGAGAAGAATGCTTATAGAAAGATTTATATCAAAAACGGTCGTGTTTTGGGATTTATGTTTATAAACTCAATTGACAGAGCAGGCATGATAACAAACATGATAAAAGAAGGTTTGAATGTTGAAAGTATAAAGCACAGACTGCTTGACGAAGACTTTGGATATCTGGACCTGCCAAAAGAACTCAGACAGGAGAAGATTTCAGGGGGTGCAAAAGCTTAA
- a CDS encoding IS110 family RNA-guided transposase has protein sequence MPNTLIVGIDISSQSNSIFFIDDAGNHLIKKPFSLPNNQEGANELIKRVIDCLSQYNLSCIKFGMEATSHYTWHLHLHLASSSELLPYKPTFYVLNPSIVKGFKKIYTFLPKTDNIDAIVIAECVRFSKLNPTPLPDFKFAALQRLTRMRYHLVHNLTREKNRALNLIYLKFSTYSQECPFSDIFGKASCAIIENFTPDDIASMPLEDLIKFVSDNGNNRLSDVNKIAEILKTAANRSFRLHPLLAEANDLALSMTLENIRFMQEQLKKLDKEISKLLKAFSQTLTTVPGIGDVLAAGIIAEIGDIKRFKNEAALAKYSGLVWTQYQSGNFNAQDVSLAKCGNQYLRYYLVEAANCVRVHTVRYKAFYNKKFSEVTKHQHKRALVLTARRLIPLIFAMLSKGQIYQERGDVYNT, from the coding sequence TTGCCTAATACATTAATCGTGGGCATTGATATCAGTAGTCAGTCAAATTCTATCTTCTTCATCGATGATGCCGGTAATCACTTGATTAAAAAACCTTTTTCCTTGCCTAACAATCAAGAAGGCGCTAACGAATTAATCAAAAGAGTTATTGATTGTCTCAGCCAGTATAATCTATCCTGTATTAAGTTTGGCATGGAAGCAACTTCACATTACACATGGCATCTTCACCTTCATCTTGCTTCTTCTTCTGAACTACTACCTTACAAACCAACCTTCTACGTACTTAACCCAAGCATCGTCAAAGGATTTAAAAAAATCTACACTTTCTTGCCTAAGACAGATAATATTGACGCTATCGTTATTGCTGAATGTGTCAGGTTCAGTAAACTAAATCCAACACCTTTGCCAGATTTTAAATTTGCTGCACTGCAACGCCTTACCAGAATGCGCTACCACCTTGTTCATAATCTAACTCGCGAAAAAAACAGAGCTCTCAATCTCATATACCTTAAATTCTCTACTTATTCTCAAGAGTGCCCATTTTCAGATATCTTCGGTAAGGCATCTTGCGCTATCATCGAAAACTTTACACCTGATGATATCGCTTCTATGCCTTTAGAAGACTTAATTAAATTCGTATCCGATAACGGCAACAATAGACTCTCAGATGTTAATAAAATTGCTGAAATACTTAAAACTGCTGCTAATCGCTCCTTTAGATTACATCCTCTGTTGGCTGAGGCAAATGATTTAGCTTTGTCTATGACACTTGAAAACATTAGATTTATGCAAGAACAACTCAAAAAACTTGACAAAGAAATCTCAAAACTTCTTAAAGCTTTCTCTCAAACATTAACAACCGTTCCTGGCATAGGTGACGTTCTCGCAGCCGGCATCATCGCTGAAATCGGTGATATCAAGCGCTTCAAAAATGAAGCTGCTTTAGCTAAATACTCTGGCCTGGTTTGGACTCAATATCAGTCAGGCAATTTCAATGCCCAAGATGTCTCATTAGCTAAGTGTGGTAACCAATACCTGAGATACTATCTTGTTGAAGCTGCTAACTGTGTAAGGGTGCACACAGTACGCTACAAAGCTTTCTACAACAAGAAGTTCTCAGAGGTTACCAAACACCAGCATAAACGTGCCCTCGTCCTCACCGCAAGACGCTTAATTCCTCTGATCTTTGCAATGCTCAGCAAAGGTCAAATATATCAAGAAAGAGGTGATGTTTACAATACTTAG